A part of Lacibacter sp. H407 genomic DNA contains:
- the tilS gene encoding tRNA lysidine(34) synthetase TilS: MSLLFRFQQYIQQHHLFQSKDQLLLAVSGGVDSVVLTDLCHKARYQFRIAHCNFQLRGEESDADEIFVRSLGEKYNVEVLVKKFDTEEYATTNKLSIQEAARALRYTWFEEIVNRQSSVVNSSVGMASTHDSPLTTHVLTAHHADDNIETLLMNFFRGTGLHGLTGIPVGNGHIKRPLLSFTKQELLEYATEHGLQFREDSSNQSSKYTRNFFRNEIIPSIEKVYPQVKTNLTDNINRFLEIEQLYKLSTQAIIKKLCRVKGNEIHIPVKQLLEYKNKALIYEIIHPYGFSEKQIDEVLKLAESDSGKYIDSPAFHYRIIKHRHWFIISAVQSVESATIIIEEKDAEVLFEEGKLSCRKIDDSNVELNSPNNIALLDAKEIDFPLLLRKWKTGDYFYPLGMKKKKKVARFLIDNKLSKTQKEKVWVLESNKKIIWVVGHRIDDRIKVTPATKEVLQMKFTPTEN, translated from the coding sequence ATGAGTTTACTTTTCCGTTTTCAACAATACATTCAGCAACATCATCTTTTTCAATCAAAAGATCAACTACTATTGGCCGTTAGCGGCGGCGTAGATAGTGTTGTGTTGACTGATCTTTGTCACAAAGCCCGATATCAGTTCCGCATTGCTCATTGCAATTTTCAATTGAGAGGAGAGGAGAGTGATGCAGATGAAATATTTGTAAGATCGCTGGGAGAGAAGTACAATGTTGAAGTGCTTGTTAAGAAATTTGATACGGAGGAATATGCAACAACAAATAAGCTATCCATCCAGGAAGCTGCAAGAGCGTTGCGTTATACGTGGTTTGAAGAGATCGTAAATCGTCAGTCGTCAGTCGTGAATTCGTCAGTCGGAATGGCTTCCACTCACGACTCACCACTCACGACTCACGTTCTGACCGCCCACCATGCAGATGATAACATCGAAACCCTGCTGATGAATTTCTTCCGTGGTACAGGTTTGCATGGCCTAACCGGTATTCCTGTTGGAAACGGACATATAAAACGTCCATTGTTATCATTCACCAAACAGGAGTTGCTGGAGTATGCAACTGAACATGGTTTGCAGTTCAGGGAAGATTCATCTAATCAGTCATCAAAATACACACGCAATTTTTTCAGGAATGAAATTATTCCTTCAATTGAAAAAGTATATCCGCAGGTAAAAACAAATCTCACGGACAACATCAACCGCTTTTTGGAAATTGAGCAACTCTATAAGCTTTCAACACAAGCCATCATTAAAAAACTATGCAGGGTGAAGGGAAATGAAATTCATATCCCTGTCAAACAACTGCTGGAGTACAAGAACAAAGCATTGATCTACGAGATCATTCATCCATATGGCTTTTCTGAAAAGCAAATTGATGAAGTGTTGAAATTGGCTGAGAGCGATTCGGGCAAGTACATCGATTCGCCTGCCTTTCATTATCGCATCATCAAACACCGGCATTGGTTTATTATCTCAGCTGTACAGTCGGTTGAATCTGCAACCATCATCATCGAAGAAAAAGATGCAGAAGTTTTGTTTGAAGAAGGGAAATTGTCATGCAGGAAGATCGATGATTCAAACGTTGAGCTTAACTCACCTAATAACATTGCATTGCTTGATGCAAAAGAAATTGATTTTCCCTTGTTGCTCCGCAAATGGAAAACGGGTGATTATTTCTATCCACTTGGTATGAAAAAGAAAAAGAAAGTGGCCCGTTTTTTAATTGATAATAAACTCTCCAAAACACAAAAAGAAAAAGTATGGGTGTTGGAGAGTAATAAGAAGATCATTTGGGTGGTGGGTCATCGAATTGATGATCGCATTAAAGTTACACCGGCAACGAAAGAAGTGTTGCAGATGAAGTTCACTCCAACTGAAAATTAA
- a CDS encoding rhomboid family intramembrane serine protease has protein sequence MEFTITIAIIIITAIISFTAFNNDKITNDLIFWPPMIKEKHQYYRFITSGFIHADIAHLAFNMITLYFFGRAMEMFFIAKIGKIGFLLFYIAGIIVSEIPSFIKHRDNYQYRSLGASGAVTAVLFSFILLAPWQTLYVFFLPVPAIIFAALYVGYSIYMDRKGGDNVNHSAHLWGAVWGIAFTLLMDPSVFPHFLEQLMKPSFGF, from the coding sequence ATGGAGTTTACAATTACGATCGCCATTATTATCATTACCGCCATCATTTCATTTACCGCATTCAATAATGACAAAATAACCAACGATTTGATTTTCTGGCCTCCCATGATCAAGGAGAAACACCAGTACTATCGTTTTATTACGTCCGGCTTTATACATGCTGATATTGCACACCTGGCGTTCAATATGATCACGTTGTATTTCTTTGGCCGTGCCATGGAAATGTTCTTCATTGCCAAGATCGGCAAAATCGGATTCCTGCTGTTTTACATAGCCGGGATCATTGTTTCAGAAATTCCTTCGTTTATTAAGCACCGTGATAATTATCAGTACCGCAGCCTCGGTGCATCAGGTGCTGTAACAGCGGTGTTGTTTTCGTTTATTCTGTTAGCACCATGGCAGACGCTTTATGTGTTCTTCCTGCCGGTTCCCGCTATCATTTTTGCAGCCTTGTATGTTGGCTACTCCATTTACATGGATCGGAAAGGTGGGGACAATGTAAATCACAGCGCACATTTGTGGGGAGCTGTTTGGGGCATTGCATTTACGCTGTTGATGGACCCAAGTGTATTTCCACATTTCCTTGAGCAATTGATGAAGCCGAGTTTTGGATTTTAA
- a CDS encoding 23S rRNA (pseudouridine(1915)-N(3))-methyltransferase RlmH: MKIHFWSVGKQHEAYVKAGVDEFTKRISNYYPVEWTILPMPKNTGTLSESDLKKKEGELILNSLQKDDYLVALDERGKQISSEGLAELIMKRGNESVKNLVFLIGGAYGIDEAVMKRANYKWSLSQLVFPHQLVRLILAEQVYRACSINRNEKYHHS, translated from the coding sequence ATGAAAATTCATTTCTGGAGTGTAGGCAAACAACATGAAGCGTATGTAAAAGCAGGTGTTGATGAATTTACAAAACGTATTTCCAACTACTACCCTGTTGAATGGACCATTCTGCCGATGCCTAAAAATACCGGTACACTAAGTGAATCAGATTTGAAAAAAAAAGAAGGCGAACTTATTCTCAACAGCCTGCAAAAAGATGATTACCTCGTTGCATTGGATGAACGTGGCAAACAGATCAGCAGTGAAGGCCTTGCCGAATTGATCATGAAACGTGGAAATGAAAGTGTAAAGAACCTTGTGTTCCTGATTGGTGGTGCCTATGGCATTGATGAAGCGGTGATGAAACGGGCGAACTATAAATGGAGTTTATCACAATTGGTTTTTCCACATCAGTTAGTGCGGTTGATCCTTGCAGAACAGGTGTACAGGGCCTGCAGCATCAACCGGAATGAAAAGTATCATCATAGTTAA
- a CDS encoding tetratricopeptide repeat protein, with product MKQITFFLLMLLTGSISKAQNPNQFLVYSVKGSVAVVENNKSGKAQIGKLLTDKSNITVGPNSLVSIICNENSLFSITKPGTYNMSQFKDSCLYNKSSITSNYLKFIWNQLTTPKGSPEKNRKSYMNNVGAVSRTNISIWIDSRLDTINYHAGSFPVSWKCYSDAGEFDFHIYEDAKEGKPVYEKQVKKTNVSIADFVSKLKPNKPYYWQVFVKNEEPEERKVIYVWDDKSFNSLVENLRKAHAGVETPAEENFRIGFLLESARFYADAYRYYQKAAQLNPELELYQKTLEAFRKDYAIGQ from the coding sequence ATGAAACAAATCACCTTTTTTCTATTGATGCTGCTTACAGGTAGTATCAGCAAAGCGCAAAACCCAAATCAATTCCTTGTGTATTCCGTAAAAGGCTCGGTAGCAGTTGTTGAAAACAACAAGAGCGGGAAAGCACAGATCGGTAAACTTTTAACTGACAAATCAAATATTACAGTTGGGCCCAACTCGCTTGTAAGTATTATTTGTAATGAAAACAGTTTGTTTTCGATCACGAAGCCCGGTACCTACAACATGAGTCAGTTCAAAGATTCCTGCTTGTATAACAAAAGCTCGATTACATCAAACTACCTGAAATTTATCTGGAACCAACTTACCACACCAAAAGGAAGCCCCGAGAAAAACAGAAAAAGCTACATGAACAATGTAGGTGCGGTAAGCCGTACCAATATCAGTATCTGGATCGATTCAAGACTGGATACGATCAACTACCACGCAGGCTCCTTCCCTGTTTCATGGAAATGTTATTCGGATGCAGGTGAATTTGATTTTCATATTTATGAAGATGCGAAAGAAGGAAAACCTGTTTACGAGAAACAAGTGAAGAAAACAAATGTGTCGATCGCTGATTTTGTGTCGAAACTGAAACCAAACAAGCCTTACTACTGGCAGGTGTTTGTAAAAAATGAAGAGCCGGAAGAACGTAAGGTGATCTATGTGTGGGATGACAAATCGTTCAACAGCCTTGTAGAAAACCTGCGTAAAGCACATGCAGGAGTAGAAACCCCAGCCGAAGAAAATTTCAGAATTGGTTTTCTGTTAGAGTCGGCCCGGTTCTATGCCGATGCGTACCGTTATTATCAAAAAGCTGCACAGCTCAATCCTGAGTTGGAACTGTACCAGAAAACACTGGAAGCATTCCGTAAGGATTATGCGATCGGGCAATAA
- a CDS encoding CHASE2 domain-containing protein, with amino-acid sequence MFIVIGMFSVLPLNTGILNPFKTALQDLDFNDISYAVLNKNASTPIDNRIIIVNIGNADRLGISLMIEKLSIAKPKVIGMDVSFDGAKDPQNDSILRAVISNTPNFILASKIDWSNKSNPEYIGHFGNSAKERAFVNLIGEDGGTIRNFSPFEKINGKTLNSFPVAIAGKADKSALDILRNRKKPYEVIHYTRKLEQYMMIDGNDVIDDNIAPELIKDKIVLMGFISSDPFNVEDKHYTPLNKQFAGKSTPDMYGIVIHANIISMILDGKYIRNVPVWLFWIITILIAWLHVALFMRYYIEEHIWFHLVAKLAQIFFAILSVYIGIMFFDWFSIKIDTKISLIVIILAIDIIYFYEALAVWLHTKFGFQTNFHSKSH; translated from the coding sequence GTGTTTATTGTAATCGGTATGTTTTCTGTCTTGCCTTTAAACACAGGCATCCTTAACCCTTTTAAAACAGCACTGCAAGATCTTGACTTTAATGATATCTCCTACGCAGTTCTTAATAAAAACGCCAGTACACCTATTGATAACAGAATTATCATTGTAAATATCGGAAACGCAGACAGGCTTGGCATATCGTTAATGATTGAGAAACTGAGCATAGCAAAACCAAAGGTTATTGGCATGGACGTTAGCTTTGACGGAGCAAAAGATCCTCAAAATGATTCCATACTTAGAGCTGTGATCTCCAACACACCCAATTTTATTCTTGCATCAAAAATAGACTGGTCTAATAAATCCAACCCCGAGTACATTGGTCATTTTGGCAACTCCGCTAAAGAAAGGGCTTTTGTGAACCTAATTGGAGAAGACGGAGGAACAATCAGGAATTTTTCTCCTTTTGAGAAAATCAATGGCAAAACGCTTAACAGTTTTCCTGTTGCCATCGCAGGCAAAGCAGACAAGAGTGCTTTGGACATATTGAGAAACCGAAAAAAGCCTTATGAAGTAATCCATTACACCCGAAAACTGGAACAGTACATGATGATTGATGGGAATGATGTAATAGACGACAATATTGCTCCGGAACTTATCAAGGATAAAATTGTGTTGATGGGCTTTATCAGTAGCGATCCATTTAACGTAGAAGACAAACACTATACACCGCTTAACAAGCAATTTGCAGGCAAATCGACCCCTGATATGTACGGGATAGTTATTCATGCAAATATTATTTCAATGATCCTCGATGGCAAGTACATCAGGAACGTACCGGTATGGCTGTTCTGGATCATTACCATCCTGATTGCCTGGCTACATGTGGCACTTTTCATGCGATATTACATTGAGGAGCATATCTGGTTTCACCTGGTGGCAAAACTTGCCCAAATTTTCTTTGCCATCCTTTCGGTGTATATCGGCATCATGTTCTTTGATTGGTTCAGTATAAAAATTGATACGAAAATTTCATTGATTGTGATTATCTTGGCGATCGATATAATCTATTTCTACGAAGCGCTTGCCGTATGGCTACATACAAAATTTGGTTTTCAAACCAATTTTCACTCAAAATCTCATTAA
- a CDS encoding tetratricopeptide repeat protein has translation MAAFFFLYAELTLAQTATSVPRADTSGTVVSGQSYAMIIGISTYKHIRPLSYADSDAGLFREYLQSAGAGSIPDDRMLYLINEEATAANFWVKGMAWLRQKNLKDGDRLYIYLAGHGDAINQDEYFFLTYDCNPAGDKNNYIVTGSIQLYNLKSRIAELSRKNVEIFLIMDACRTNELPGGQDGQAILNSAISERKSGEIIMLATGAGQESMEDATIGTGHGLFTYYLIDGLSGLADGYEGKDGVITLVELRSYVLDKVPNIAFSKYKRKQEPFICCDDNGRKFVARVDSTFFKKWETGKNLSGMTEGGGVNDMVQNARGRGALLVDSNVVYIYNQFNQSIKNTKLTGDSSANFYYDLLNKLYPDNVLTIDARQTLAAEFINFAQRKINLYLSGKDAAGIQQIRTQLDESQRSEEIQSGIERLEYIAGLDFGNVATMMRKAIALIDPSDEMLIKNLTGKLFFFEARSFFDAKNRITNMQDARNLIYQAYALDSNAAYILHTIAALQLQLKNADSAVYFSLKAITKAPKWRYPYTTAAFAYVQMKRFDLARSFYEKALEIDPKNADAYVDLGYFEFQQNKSEKAKNLYLKALQLDPANVSALNNMGWLMKEKGKFKEAIYYFNTCVQKDSSFVYAYNGLARSYGATKKYDSARYFYLKSVNYYPDKAYVFDLLGNFYKEINLPDSALHYYHASIRLDSSYTQPYLDLARLHEQGRRTDSAAIYYRKIISMNPSSKNAFISMATFYQNSRMPDSANVYFNKAISVDAGDASTYNSIAVYYYRRNQIDSAKKYFRYATEIDPLDASYFSNLAAVYERTRQYDSAFYCLNKALVLSPGNAQLYNSIALLYRKQNKPDSALHNYQLAYQFNNENLSVLVDMADLYRDMSQPDSAVKYLHEAIRLRPEIADLYNSVGVVYLKYKQYDSAKAYLLKAVEIDQSLIRAYNNLGNLYYMEQRFKEALPYYKQALELDSSYENPLLFIGLIYINEANYTTAATYLERLVKANNKSGSGYYYLSVCYAALKKDAVAITNLENALKLKYGEGAGIWSQKEFAELRNTAAFKALMKKYFPDEKF, from the coding sequence TTGGCTGCATTTTTTTTCCTGTATGCAGAATTAACGCTTGCCCAAACTGCTACTTCTGTACCCCGTGCAGATACATCCGGTACTGTTGTAAGCGGACAGAGTTATGCCATGATCATTGGCATATCAACCTACAAACATATTCGTCCGTTATCATATGCAGACAGTGATGCAGGTTTGTTTCGTGAGTATCTGCAATCGGCAGGTGCAGGAAGTATTCCTGATGACCGCATGCTATACCTGATCAATGAAGAAGCAACGGCTGCAAATTTTTGGGTAAAGGGAATGGCATGGCTTCGGCAAAAGAATTTAAAAGACGGCGATCGTTTATATATTTACCTGGCAGGGCATGGTGATGCCATTAATCAAGACGAATACTTTTTTCTTACCTACGATTGTAACCCGGCCGGCGATAAAAATAATTATATCGTAACAGGCAGTATTCAATTATACAATCTCAAAAGCCGTATTGCCGAATTGAGCAGGAAGAACGTAGAAATATTCCTGATCATGGATGCATGCCGTACAAATGAATTGCCGGGTGGACAAGATGGGCAGGCAATTCTCAACTCTGCCATTTCGGAACGGAAGTCGGGTGAGATCATTATGCTTGCAACCGGTGCCGGACAGGAATCAATGGAAGATGCTACTATTGGAACCGGTCACGGTTTGTTTACTTATTATTTAATTGATGGTTTGAGTGGATTGGCGGATGGATACGAAGGGAAAGATGGTGTGATCACATTGGTTGAATTACGTTCGTACGTGTTGGACAAAGTGCCCAATATTGCCTTTTCAAAATACAAACGAAAACAGGAACCGTTTATTTGTTGTGATGATAACGGGCGAAAATTTGTAGCAAGAGTTGACAGCACATTTTTTAAGAAGTGGGAGACAGGCAAAAACTTATCCGGCATGACGGAAGGTGGCGGTGTAAACGACATGGTGCAAAATGCAAGAGGAAGAGGCGCATTACTGGTTGATAGTAATGTGGTCTATATCTATAATCAATTCAATCAATCTATAAAAAATACAAAACTTACCGGCGATAGCTCTGCTAATTTTTATTATGATCTGCTGAATAAATTATATCCGGATAATGTATTAACAATCGATGCACGTCAAACACTGGCTGCGGAGTTTATCAATTTTGCACAACGAAAGATCAATTTATATCTCAGCGGAAAAGATGCAGCGGGTATCCAACAAATACGTACACAGTTGGATGAATCGCAACGAAGTGAAGAAATTCAATCGGGGATCGAACGGCTGGAATACATTGCTGGACTTGATTTTGGTAATGTGGCAACCATGATGCGGAAGGCGATTGCCCTGATCGATCCGTCGGATGAAATGCTGATAAAGAACTTAACCGGTAAATTATTTTTCTTTGAAGCAAGAAGTTTTTTTGATGCAAAGAACAGGATTACCAATATGCAGGATGCGAGGAATTTGATTTACCAGGCCTATGCACTCGACAGTAATGCAGCTTACATCTTACATACCATCGCAGCACTTCAGTTGCAGTTAAAGAACGCCGATAGTGCCGTTTACTTCAGTTTAAAAGCAATTACAAAAGCGCCGAAATGGCGTTACCCCTATACCACGGCTGCATTTGCTTATGTACAAATGAAACGCTTCGATCTTGCACGTTCGTTTTATGAAAAAGCATTAGAGATCGATCCGAAAAATGCAGATGCATATGTTGATCTTGGCTATTTTGAATTTCAGCAAAACAAAAGTGAGAAGGCGAAGAATTTATATCTGAAAGCATTGCAACTCGACCCTGCCAATGTATCGGCACTCAATAATATGGGATGGTTAATGAAGGAGAAAGGAAAGTTCAAGGAAGCCATTTATTATTTTAATACCTGTGTGCAAAAAGATTCGTCGTTTGTATATGCCTACAATGGGTTGGCACGTTCCTATGGAGCTACCAAAAAATATGATTCGGCCCGCTATTTTTATTTGAAAAGTGTAAATTATTATCCTGACAAAGCTTACGTGTTTGATTTGTTGGGTAATTTTTATAAGGAGATCAATCTGCCTGATTCTGCTCTTCATTACTATCATGCATCGATCCGGCTTGATTCTTCTTACACGCAACCTTATCTTGATCTTGCCCGTTTGCATGAGCAGGGCCGTCGTACAGATTCCGCGGCTATTTATTACCGTAAGATCATCAGTATGAATCCCTCTTCGAAAAATGCATTCATCAGCATGGCTACATTCTATCAGAATTCAAGAATGCCCGATTCTGCGAATGTATATTTCAATAAAGCAATTAGTGTAGATGCAGGTGATGCATCAACTTACAATTCTATTGCCGTTTATTATTACCGTCGTAATCAAATTGATTCTGCTAAAAAATATTTCCGTTACGCCACCGAGATCGATCCGTTGGATGCATCTTATTTCAGTAACCTGGCTGCAGTGTATGAACGTACACGTCAATACGATTCTGCATTTTATTGTTTAAACAAAGCCCTGGTTTTGAGTCCTGGTAATGCACAACTCTATAACAGTATTGCGTTGTTGTACAGAAAGCAAAACAAACCGGATTCAGCATTACATAATTATCAACTGGCGTATCAATTCAATAATGAAAACCTGTCTGTATTGGTAGATATGGCCGATTTGTACAGAGATATGAGTCAGCCAGATTCAGCAGTGAAATATTTGCATGAAGCTATCCGCTTACGTCCTGAAATTGCTGATCTGTATAACAGCGTAGGCGTAGTGTATTTGAAATACAAGCAATACGATTCTGCAAAAGCCTATTTACTGAAAGCAGTTGAAATTGATCAGTCGTTGATCAGGGCTTACAACAACCTTGGCAACCTGTATTATATGGAGCAGCGATTTAAAGAAGCGTTACCATATTACAAACAGGCATTGGAATTAGATTCGTCGTATGAAAATCCATTGCTGTTTATTGGCTTGATCTATATCAATGAAGCAAATTATACAACAGCGGCTACTTACCTTGAGCGACTGGTGAAAGCCAATAACAAAAGCGGATCGGGCTATTATTACCTCTCTGTTTGTTATGCTGCATTGAAAAAAGATGCTGTTGCTATTACCAATCTTGAAAATGCATTGAAGCTGAAGTATGGCGAAGGTGCAGGCATCTGGAGCCAAAAAGAATTTGCCGAGTTAAGAAACACAGCCGCATTCAAGGCATTGATGAAAAAATATTTTCCCGACGAGAAATTCTAA
- a CDS encoding amidohydrolase family protein — MRFLTTTFAAICLLFSVTAQVAKAPIKKEGEGPYTQLILRGVIMINGTGAPPMGPVDIVIEKNRIVQIANVGYPGVAINNERRPKLKEGGKEYDLEGQYVLPGFIDMHGHIGGSGQGANAEYVFKLWMAHGITTIRDPSCGNGLAWVLEEKKLSAENKITAPRIHAYTAFGQGSKQPIATPEQAIAWVRENAKNGADGIKFFGAAPDIMDAAIRENKKLGLRSCYHHAQMDVARWNVLHSARAGLTSMEHWYGLPEALFTTQTIQQYPLTYNYSNEQHRFEEAGKLWKQAASPYSEHWNNVMNELLSLDFTLDPTFNIYEANRDLQRARRAEWHEDYTLPSLWKFYEPSRVSHGSYWHSWGTEQEVEWKENYRLWMTFINEYKNRGGRVTTGSDNGFIYQTYGFGYIRELELLREAGFHPLEVIRSATLYGAQALGMEQELGSIEVGKLADLVVIDVNPLENLQVLYGTGAVRLNAENKVIRAGGIKYTIKDGIVYDAKKLLADVKQMVLDEKKKTGWQLKQPGVE, encoded by the coding sequence ATGAGATTTCTTACAACTACGTTTGCTGCTATCTGCCTGTTGTTTTCTGTTACGGCGCAGGTAGCAAAAGCTCCCATTAAAAAAGAAGGTGAAGGTCCTTACACACAACTCATTCTGCGTGGAGTGATCATGATCAATGGAACAGGTGCGCCACCGATGGGGCCGGTTGATATTGTGATCGAGAAAAACCGGATTGTACAAATTGCCAATGTAGGTTATCCCGGAGTTGCTATTAACAACGAACGTCGCCCAAAATTAAAAGAAGGGGGAAAGGAATATGATCTGGAAGGGCAGTATGTATTGCCCGGTTTTATTGATATGCATGGACATATTGGAGGATCAGGACAAGGTGCAAATGCAGAATATGTATTTAAACTCTGGATGGCACATGGCATTACCACTATTCGTGATCCATCCTGTGGTAACGGTCTCGCATGGGTGCTGGAAGAAAAAAAGTTAAGTGCTGAAAATAAAATTACTGCTCCCCGCATTCATGCATACACTGCTTTCGGACAAGGAAGTAAGCAACCCATTGCCACGCCTGAGCAAGCTATTGCATGGGTGCGTGAAAATGCAAAGAATGGTGCAGATGGTATTAAGTTTTTTGGAGCGGCTCCGGATATCATGGATGCTGCTATACGTGAAAATAAAAAACTGGGTTTACGCAGCTGTTATCATCATGCACAAATGGATGTAGCCCGTTGGAACGTGTTGCATTCTGCAAGGGCAGGTTTAACATCCATGGAACATTGGTATGGTTTACCCGAAGCGCTGTTTACTACGCAAACCATTCAGCAATATCCGCTCACTTATAATTACAGTAACGAGCAGCATCGTTTTGAAGAAGCCGGCAAATTATGGAAGCAGGCAGCATCGCCTTACAGCGAACATTGGAATAATGTAATGAACGAATTGCTGAGCCTTGATTTTACACTGGATCCTACCTTTAATATTTACGAAGCCAACCGTGATCTGCAACGTGCACGCAGAGCCGAGTGGCACGAAGATTATACCTTGCCTTCGCTCTGGAAATTTTATGAGCCGAGCCGTGTTTCACATGGCAGCTATTGGCATAGCTGGGGAACAGAGCAGGAGGTAGAATGGAAAGAGAACTACCGGTTATGGATGACGTTCATTAATGAATATAAAAATCGTGGTGGTCGTGTAACAACAGGAAGCGACAATGGATTTATCTATCAAACCTATGGCTTTGGTTATATCCGTGAGCTTGAATTATTACGTGAAGCAGGCTTTCATCCATTGGAGGTTATTCGTTCAGCTACATTATATGGTGCACAGGCATTGGGTATGGAACAGGAATTGGGAAGTATTGAAGTAGGGAAGCTGGCCGATCTGGTGGTAATTGATGTTAATCCACTTGAAAATCTGCAAGTACTTTACGGAACAGGTGCTGTCCGTTTAAATGCGGAGAACAAAGTTATCCGTGCAGGTGGTATAAAATATACGATCAAAGACGGGATCGTGTACGATGCCAAAAAACTGTTGGCCGATGTAAAACAAATGGTGTTGGACGAAAAGAAAAAAACAGGTTGGCAACTGAAACAACCGGGTGTAGAATAA
- a CDS encoding OmpA family protein, which translates to MRKTTKIVYYLLTVSIVLAACKGMTKTQKGAIIGTSGGAAVGAVIGRASGNTALGTIIGAAVGGTAGVLIGKKMDKQAEEIKKQVPNAKVERVGEGIEIEFESKVLFDYDQAGLKTEAKTSLNEFVTILKKFPDTNIEIQGHTDNKGSDAYNDALSQRRANAVMVYLIDRGVANSRMNPKAMGENFPKYTNDTEEGRSQNRRVEFLITANEKMVSDAEKEAKGGQ; encoded by the coding sequence ATGAGAAAGACAACTAAGATCGTTTATTACCTGCTGACAGTAAGTATTGTGTTGGCAGCGTGTAAAGGAATGACAAAAACGCAAAAAGGTGCCATTATAGGTACATCGGGCGGCGCAGCAGTAGGTGCTGTTATTGGACGTGCTTCAGGAAATACAGCTTTAGGAACCATTATTGGCGCTGCAGTTGGTGGAACGGCCGGCGTATTGATCGGTAAGAAAATGGATAAACAAGCTGAAGAGATCAAGAAACAGGTACCGAACGCAAAAGTTGAGCGTGTAGGCGAGGGTATCGAAATTGAATTTGAAAGCAAAGTATTGTTTGATTACGATCAGGCAGGCTTGAAGACAGAAGCAAAAACAAGTTTGAATGAATTTGTAACCATTCTTAAAAAATTCCCCGATACCAATATTGAGATCCAGGGGCACACAGATAATAAAGGATCTGATGCCTACAATGATGCATTGTCGCAACGTCGTGCAAATGCTGTGATGGTTTACCTGATCGACAGAGGAGTTGCCAATTCACGTATGAATCCAAAAGCAATGGGTGAAAACTTTCCGAAGTACACAAACGATACTGAAGAGGGACGCTCACAAAACCGCCGTGTTGAATTCTTGATTACAGCGAACGAGAAAATGGTTTCAGATGCTGAGAAAGAAGCAAAGGGTGGTCAGTAA
- a CDS encoding porin family protein, protein MKKIFFSTALLLSGAFFTATAQSTSTGSKISVGIRAGVNMQNINGRDFNDSKLENKLVPRLQGGIVVDIPLADQFYIQPGVLFSGKGAKENGSDNNVNVSYIDVPLTFLFKPLLGTGHLLLGVGPYVGFAVAGKVTDSNDNKETIKFKNTITAAEAITDPYLRRMDAGANLLFGYELSNNLSIQLNSQLGLAKINPEIEGVSNSKAALRNTGFGLSLGYRF, encoded by the coding sequence ATGAAAAAGATCTTTTTTTCAACTGCCTTGCTTTTGTCAGGTGCATTTTTTACAGCAACAGCGCAGTCAACATCAACAGGTTCAAAAATCAGTGTTGGCATACGGGCAGGTGTAAATATGCAGAATATTAACGGGCGTGATTTTAACGACAGCAAACTGGAAAATAAACTTGTTCCCCGCTTACAGGGAGGAATTGTGGTGGATATTCCATTGGCCGATCAATTTTATATTCAGCCAGGTGTGTTGTTTTCAGGAAAAGGTGCGAAAGAAAATGGTTCGGATAACAACGTGAACGTTTCTTACATTGATGTTCCGTTGACTTTTCTGTTTAAGCCATTACTTGGTACCGGCCATTTATTGTTAGGTGTAGGACCCTATGTTGGTTTTGCTGTTGCAGGAAAGGTGACTGATTCTAACGATAACAAAGAAACGATCAAGTTTAAAAATACCATCACAGCAGCCGAGGCAATTACAGACCCTTATCTGCGCCGTATGGATGCAGGAGCGAATCTGTTGTTTGGTTATGAATTGAGTAACAACCTGAGTATTCAGTTGAACTCACAATTGGGGCTTGCAAAGATCAACCCTGAAATTGAAGGTGTATCAAATAGCAAAGCCGCTTTACGAAATACCGGTTTTGGCCTTTCATTGGGCTATCGTTTCTAA